The following proteins are encoded in a genomic region of Micromonospora olivasterospora:
- a CDS encoding site-specific DNA-methyltransferase: MSGRLTLSWVNKDKALVPTDDGSYQWVERDDPRVTEVRLLQQRERVGDVTDGPEDNLLIRGDSYDALHALARTPEYAARYRGKVNLVYIDPPFNTNQAFEDYEDSLEHSVWLGMMRERLLLVRDLLADGGSVWVHLDDAEVAYCRVLMDEIFGRANFIATVVWKRRNDPRNTATHISADHDFILCYAKELGSTKFQHLPRTEAMDSAYVNPDGDLRGPWRRGDLAARNFYSKGLYPVTTPSGRLIAGPPSGSYWRVSEDELKRLDADGRIYWGPDGSSRPYLKRYLSEVKGGRVPSSVWHPEEVGFVRNGKEEVRALVGDVFATPKPERLLERVIQIATRPGDVVLDCFAGSGTTGAVAQKLNRKWVLVEASSLTVEKFTKPRLEKVVCGEDKGGVTKDVSWDGGGGFRVLEIGPSLYERFGSRLLLADWAKGEEFSRAVAAQLRFAYKADGPFCGSKGRTRLAVIDGVADDVVVRSVVSHLEEEERVTIVAKGASPEAAETLAWVSKGSRLLKAPADLTRSGRVVR, translated from the coding sequence ATGAGCGGCCGTCTGACTCTGTCGTGGGTCAACAAGGACAAGGCACTTGTGCCAACAGACGATGGCAGCTACCAGTGGGTTGAGCGCGACGATCCCCGCGTAACGGAGGTTCGCCTGCTGCAACAGCGAGAGCGCGTCGGCGACGTCACAGACGGCCCTGAGGACAACCTCCTGATCCGCGGGGATAGTTATGACGCCCTCCACGCACTGGCCCGAACGCCTGAATACGCGGCGCGCTACAGGGGAAAGGTTAACCTCGTCTATATTGACCCGCCGTTCAATACCAATCAGGCGTTCGAGGACTACGAAGACTCACTGGAGCACTCCGTCTGGCTCGGAATGATGCGCGAGCGCCTTCTACTCGTCCGAGATCTTCTGGCCGACGGCGGGTCCGTCTGGGTACATCTTGACGATGCCGAGGTGGCGTATTGCCGGGTCTTGATGGACGAGATTTTCGGCCGAGCGAATTTTATTGCTACGGTCGTTTGGAAGCGCCGCAACGATCCAAGAAATACCGCTACCCACATCTCAGCCGATCACGACTTTATTCTCTGCTACGCCAAAGAATTAGGATCTACCAAGTTCCAGCACCTGCCTCGGACGGAGGCGATGGACTCCGCTTACGTCAATCCTGACGGAGATCTGCGTGGCCCCTGGAGGCGGGGTGACCTGGCAGCCCGCAACTTCTATTCTAAGGGCCTCTATCCCGTAACTACGCCTAGCGGCCGTCTCATTGCCGGCCCGCCATCCGGAAGCTACTGGCGGGTGTCGGAGGACGAGCTCAAGCGTTTGGACGCGGATGGTCGCATTTACTGGGGTCCTGACGGAAGTAGCAGGCCTTACCTCAAGCGATATCTAAGCGAGGTCAAGGGTGGCCGTGTGCCCTCATCGGTCTGGCATCCCGAAGAGGTAGGCTTTGTCCGCAACGGCAAGGAGGAAGTCCGAGCCCTTGTGGGGGACGTCTTTGCTACCCCCAAACCCGAGCGACTTCTTGAAAGGGTAATCCAGATCGCCACCCGGCCGGGTGACGTCGTCTTGGACTGCTTTGCCGGCTCTGGCACTACTGGGGCAGTTGCGCAAAAGCTTAACCGGAAGTGGGTCCTAGTTGAGGCGTCGTCGCTAACGGTTGAGAAGTTCACAAAGCCACGGCTCGAAAAGGTCGTTTGCGGCGAAGATAAGGGAGGCGTCACTAAGGACGTCTCCTGGGATGGCGGAGGCGGCTTTCGCGTGCTTGAAATCGGACCCTCGCTCTACGAGAGGTTCGGGAGCAGACTCCTGCTCGCCGACTGGGCGAAAGGCGAGGAGTTCTCGCGGGCCGTCGCAGCGCAGCTTCGCTTCGCATACAAAGCAGATGGTCCATTCTGCGGAAGCAAGGGGCGGACTCGCCTCGCCGTGATTGACGGCGTAGCCGACGACGTTGTCGTGCGTTCTGTCGTGTCGCACCTCGAAGAGGAAGAGCGTGTCACTATCGTGGCGAAAGGTGCAAGCCCGGAGGCAGCGGAAACACTAGCCTGGGTTTCAAAGGGCTCCCGCCTCCTTAAGGCGCCCGCCGACTTGACTCGCAGTGGGAGAGTCGTCCGATGA
- a CDS encoding DEAD/DEAH box helicase, with product MSWLPYDESLVDEIAARMALRRPNAEALKAVAQKIEAGDGQEVVCDLATGVGKTYLAAAFLDYLAAKGIRNVLIVTPGKTIQDKTVANFTPGHPKHIPGSEYQPILITSENFARGQVGDALHDDSVLKLFVFNVQQLIKPTVLTSRRVRETDEFIGSGLYDHLENADDLVILADEHHVYRSSARAFGSAVRELNPRALVGLTATPDEADLPKVVYQYTLAEAIADGWVKIPVIVYREDGIKDIKTQLADACHLRARKEVVWRSWAEKNGRDAVTPVLFVVCQSISDAEAVAEALTQESYLPGEGQVLLITSQSSDQALGALASVEAPDSPVRAVVSVDKLKEGWDVKNIGVIVGHRALASQTLTEQILGRGLRLPFGERVGVPAIDQVDLVAHDSYRQLLAQKNALLQQVLPPANSSPPASKGSLQPPLPLSADPRFPKVQEIESQGALNLVGPARIAGGEQLDGSLMLQLASMDAAMEQHSRDEQVSHKILYKVEGAPSITFPRREREVLPVHFSLSAIRNADAQAEGAGFRHEFAVHLSRKALIAERDMLGKVVVREQRLEDEDATQRYVPVPDVRKDLEDRIWALGLVEQTLSELNAAQRITREFLLGAGVVDDDDAALWSERRAQQAARAVADLIRTNYNVRKLQPQYAFRPVEIPIRRPMPSDVASMWDEFIKRRWYEGWDRSIQPVASFDAKTTEWALAHLFDRSSLIQWWIRVYEPGEVWIERDNGRKYYPDFIILDTEGAYWVIEGKSDRDARDVDVLDKKRSGEEWARSVRDDGRFGTWYYVFATETHIKQSKSWEELLVRTRPER from the coding sequence ATGAGCTGGCTACCCTACGACGAGTCACTCGTTGACGAAATCGCCGCACGTATGGCGCTACGACGCCCCAACGCGGAGGCGCTGAAGGCCGTCGCACAGAAAATCGAGGCAGGCGACGGACAAGAGGTGGTCTGCGACCTCGCAACTGGTGTGGGGAAGACCTACCTTGCCGCAGCCTTCCTGGACTACCTCGCAGCAAAGGGCATCCGCAACGTACTGATCGTCACACCAGGAAAGACGATTCAGGACAAGACCGTTGCCAACTTCACCCCGGGGCATCCAAAACACATCCCTGGATCAGAATACCAGCCAATTCTTATAACCTCGGAGAATTTTGCGCGAGGTCAGGTGGGCGATGCACTCCACGATGACAGCGTGCTGAAGCTTTTTGTTTTCAATGTTCAGCAGCTCATCAAGCCGACAGTCCTCACGTCACGCAGGGTGCGGGAGACAGACGAGTTCATCGGATCAGGGCTTTATGACCACCTCGAAAACGCGGACGACCTGGTCATTCTTGCCGACGAGCATCACGTATACCGATCAAGCGCCAGAGCGTTTGGATCCGCAGTCCGCGAGCTAAACCCTCGCGCGCTCGTAGGGCTAACGGCTACGCCGGATGAGGCTGACCTCCCGAAAGTTGTTTACCAGTACACGCTTGCAGAGGCCATCGCTGACGGATGGGTCAAGATTCCAGTAATCGTATACCGCGAAGATGGAATCAAAGACATCAAGACACAGCTCGCGGATGCATGTCACCTCCGCGCTCGAAAAGAGGTGGTCTGGCGATCGTGGGCTGAAAAGAATGGCCGAGATGCAGTGACGCCCGTTCTGTTTGTCGTCTGTCAGTCGATTTCAGACGCGGAGGCGGTTGCAGAGGCCCTGACGCAAGAAAGTTACCTCCCGGGCGAAGGACAAGTACTCCTCATCACGTCGCAGTCCAGCGATCAAGCCCTCGGCGCCTTGGCGTCCGTCGAAGCGCCGGATTCACCGGTGCGTGCGGTTGTGTCGGTCGATAAGCTCAAGGAAGGCTGGGATGTTAAGAACATTGGCGTCATCGTTGGACATCGGGCCCTTGCTTCTCAGACGCTGACCGAGCAAATTTTGGGCCGAGGCCTGCGTTTGCCATTCGGTGAACGCGTCGGCGTGCCGGCAATCGACCAGGTGGACCTCGTTGCGCACGACTCCTACAGGCAGTTGCTGGCACAGAAGAACGCTCTACTACAGCAGGTGCTGCCTCCAGCCAATTCGTCGCCACCCGCCTCCAAAGGTTCGCTTCAACCTCCGCTTCCGCTGAGCGCAGATCCCCGATTTCCCAAGGTGCAGGAAATCGAAAGCCAAGGCGCCCTCAACCTCGTCGGTCCTGCAAGAATTGCGGGGGGAGAGCAACTCGACGGCTCCCTCATGCTCCAACTGGCATCGATGGATGCGGCTATGGAGCAGCATAGCCGCGATGAGCAGGTCAGCCACAAGATTCTCTACAAAGTCGAGGGTGCTCCGTCGATCACGTTTCCAAGGCGCGAGAGGGAAGTTCTGCCGGTCCACTTCTCGCTAAGCGCGATCCGCAACGCCGACGCTCAGGCCGAGGGTGCGGGCTTCCGCCATGAGTTCGCTGTACATCTCTCGCGAAAGGCCCTAATCGCAGAGCGGGACATGCTGGGCAAGGTCGTCGTCAGAGAACAGAGGCTGGAAGACGAGGACGCCACTCAGCGGTACGTCCCCGTACCGGACGTCCGCAAGGACCTAGAGGATCGGATTTGGGCTCTTGGGCTGGTGGAGCAGACCCTCTCGGAGCTCAACGCGGCTCAGCGAATCACTCGCGAGTTCCTGCTTGGCGCGGGCGTTGTAGACGATGACGACGCGGCTCTTTGGAGCGAGCGCCGAGCACAGCAAGCGGCACGGGCTGTCGCAGACCTCATCCGTACCAACTACAACGTGCGCAAGCTTCAGCCCCAGTATGCATTCCGGCCCGTCGAGATACCGATCCGGCGCCCGATGCCGAGCGATGTCGCAAGCATGTGGGACGAATTCATCAAGCGTCGTTGGTATGAGGGATGGGATCGGTCGATCCAGCCCGTTGCCAGCTTTGATGCCAAGACAACAGAATGGGCTCTTGCGCATCTTTTTGACCGGTCGAGCCTAATTCAATGGTGGATCCGAGTATACGAACCCGGCGAGGTTTGGATTGAGCGCGACAACGGACGTAAGTACTACCCAGACTTTATTATCCTCGACACCGAAGGCGCCTATTGGGTAATTGAGGGCAAGTCGGACCGAGATGCTCGTGACGTCGATGTTTTGGACAAGAAGAGGAGCGGGGAGGAGTGGGCCCGGTCCGTACGTGATGACGGACGGTTCGGCACATGGTATTACGTCTTCGCGACCGAAACGCACATCAAGCAGTCAAAGAGCTGGGAAGAGCTGCTGGTGCGGACGCGCCCAGAGCGATAG
- a CDS encoding NAD-dependent epimerase/dehydratase family protein: MRLLVLGGTWFVGRAIVAAALNAGWDVTTFNRGTSGPDSDGVRAIRGSRTEAAGVVALAAAGPWDAVVDTSGYVPRNTLDVARTLAPVADRYVFMSTVSVYRDWPVKPLSEDSEVLYCPPDAGPDYGTDTEDGPTRYGYQKSGCEAAALAAFGTGRATILRPGVVLGPREYVGRLPWWLRRVAAGGRVLAPGSPHRTVQPIDVRDLAAFTLRTIAEGTSGALNVCAPVDGATFGELLTACADATGAAASFGWVPDYVLLAQGVRQWSELPLWRTFEGVWRVDSTRAHGAGLRCRPLSETVADTWRWMVESGEVTAHDRATEIGLSRDKEARVLAAWESSGKRPG, translated from the coding sequence ATGCGTCTGCTGGTGCTCGGAGGAACGTGGTTCGTAGGTCGGGCGATCGTCGCTGCCGCCCTCAATGCGGGTTGGGATGTCACCACGTTCAACCGAGGCACCTCCGGCCCGGACAGCGACGGCGTCCGGGCGATCCGGGGCAGTCGAACGGAAGCCGCCGGCGTTGTCGCCCTGGCCGCCGCCGGGCCCTGGGACGCCGTAGTTGACACCTCCGGCTACGTACCGAGGAACACGCTCGACGTGGCGCGCACCCTGGCGCCGGTCGCAGACCGGTACGTCTTCATGTCGACGGTGAGCGTGTACCGCGATTGGCCGGTGAAGCCGCTCAGCGAGGATTCCGAGGTGCTGTACTGTCCGCCCGATGCCGGGCCGGACTACGGCACCGACACAGAGGACGGACCCACACGGTACGGCTACCAGAAGTCGGGGTGCGAGGCCGCCGCGTTGGCCGCGTTCGGTACGGGACGAGCAACCATCCTGCGGCCCGGGGTGGTGCTCGGGCCACGTGAGTACGTCGGCCGACTGCCCTGGTGGCTGCGCCGCGTTGCGGCCGGTGGGCGGGTTCTCGCCCCGGGGTCGCCCCATCGCACGGTCCAGCCAATCGACGTGCGGGACCTGGCCGCGTTCACGCTGCGAACGATCGCCGAGGGCACATCTGGTGCCTTAAACGTCTGCGCCCCAGTCGACGGAGCCACCTTCGGGGAGTTGCTGACCGCGTGTGCTGATGCGACGGGTGCCGCGGCCTCGTTCGGATGGGTGCCAGATTACGTGCTTCTCGCCCAGGGCGTACGCCAGTGGTCGGAACTGCCGCTGTGGCGCACCTTCGAGGGAGTCTGGCGGGTGGACTCCACCCGCGCACATGGCGCCGGCCTGCGCTGCCGCCCGCTGTCCGAAACCGTTGCCGACACCTGGCGTTGGATGGTGGAAAGCGGCGAAGTGACCGCCCACGACCGAGCCACCGAGATCGGACTCAGCCGGGACAAGGAAGCCCGCGTGCTGGCCGCATGGGAGTCGTCAGGCAAGCGGCCGGGCTGA
- a CDS encoding IS256 family transposase, with protein sequence MTAPHIIDPAGLLGQALTDASPDLMRHLLSTVINSLLSAEADAVCGAEYGIASPERINSRNGYRHRELDTRIGTIDVAIPKLRSGSYFPEWLLERRKRAEAALVSVVATCYLLGVSTRRMDKLVQSLGITSLSKSQVSRMAADLDAQVAAFRTRPLSESGPFTFVAADALTMKVREQGRVVNAVVLVATGVNADGHREVLGVKVATSETKQAWNAFFADMVARGLTGTLLVTSDAHAGLVDAIAANLPGASWQRCRTHYAANLMAVCPKSAWPAVKTVLHSVYDQVDAATVHAQFDKLLDSVSRSLPAVAAHLDDARADLLAFTGFPQQIWRQIWSNNPNERLNKEIRRRTDVVGIFPDRDAVIRLVGAVLAEQHDEWTEGRRYFALDILAKARETARTTTTSPDLPQLETAA encoded by the coding sequence ATGACCGCACCTCACATCATCGACCCTGCCGGCCTGCTGGGCCAGGCACTGACCGACGCGTCACCGGATCTGATGCGGCACCTGCTGTCCACGGTGATCAACTCTCTGCTGTCGGCGGAGGCCGACGCGGTCTGCGGCGCCGAGTACGGCATCGCCTCGCCGGAACGGATCAACTCCCGCAACGGCTACCGGCACCGCGAGCTCGACACCCGCATCGGCACGATCGACGTGGCCATCCCGAAACTGCGGTCGGGCTCCTACTTCCCCGAGTGGCTGCTCGAACGGCGTAAGCGGGCCGAGGCCGCGCTGGTCAGTGTGGTCGCGACCTGCTACCTGCTCGGCGTCTCCACCCGACGCATGGACAAACTCGTACAGTCGCTGGGCATCACCAGCCTGTCCAAGTCACAGGTCTCGCGGATGGCCGCCGACCTGGACGCCCAGGTCGCGGCGTTCCGCACCCGGCCGCTGAGCGAGTCGGGGCCGTTCACGTTCGTGGCCGCCGACGCGCTGACCATGAAGGTCCGCGAGCAGGGCCGGGTCGTCAACGCGGTCGTGCTGGTCGCGACCGGCGTCAACGCCGACGGCCACCGCGAGGTCCTCGGCGTCAAGGTCGCCACAAGCGAGACCAAGCAGGCATGGAACGCGTTCTTCGCCGACATGGTCGCCCGCGGCCTGACCGGCACCCTGCTGGTCACCAGCGACGCCCACGCCGGCCTGGTCGACGCGATCGCCGCGAACCTGCCCGGCGCGTCCTGGCAGAGGTGCCGCACGCACTACGCCGCGAACCTGATGGCGGTGTGTCCGAAGTCCGCGTGGCCGGCGGTCAAGACCGTGCTGCACTCGGTCTACGACCAGGTCGACGCCGCTACGGTCCACGCCCAGTTCGACAAACTCCTCGACTCGGTCAGCAGGTCGCTGCCGGCCGTGGCCGCCCACCTCGACGACGCCCGCGCCGACCTGCTCGCCTTCACCGGCTTCCCGCAACAGATCTGGCGCCAGATCTGGTCGAACAACCCCAACGAACGACTCAACAAGGAGATCCGCCGCCGCACCGACGTCGTCGGGATCTTCCCCGACCGCGACGCCGTCATCCGCCTCGTCGGTGCCGTCCTTGCCGAACAACACGACGAATGGACCGAAGGCCGCCGCTACTTCGCCCTCGACATCCTCGCCAAGGCCCGCGAGACCGCCAGAACCACCACGACGAGTCCGGACCTGCCCCAACTGGAGACCGCAGCATGA